The following coding sequences lie in one Miscanthus floridulus cultivar M001 chromosome 9, ASM1932011v1, whole genome shotgun sequence genomic window:
- the LOC136481950 gene encoding protein FAR1-RELATED SEQUENCE 5-like yields the protein MAELNKGAPQVGLRFKNADEAWQFWLAYGGRTGFDVRKRYTNVNTFDGKVTSCRFVCSNEGLQRKGQTNHVTKCFRAETRTDCKARMSLILDRGAGNFEVTDVVPEHNHLLHLPETRHLMASQRKILELQAFEIETADDSGIRPKAAHELASHQVGGPLNLSYTCRDRKNYLQSKQQRDLAFGQARSMLKYFHDKIAQNPSFQYALQLDCEEQITNIFWADAKMILDYAHFGDVVTFDTTFGTNKEYRPFGVFLGLNQFRETTVFGAALLFDETDDSFIWLF from the coding sequence ATGGCAGAATTAAACAAGGGGGCTCCTCAAGTTGGTTTAAGGTTCAAAAATGCAGATGAGGCTTGGCAGTTTTGGTTGGCATATGGGGGTCGCACAGGCTTTGATGTGAGGAAAAGATACACAAATGTAAACACCTTTGATGGTAAGGTGACCTCATGCAGATTTGTTTGTTCCAACGAGGGCCTCCAAAGGAAAGGGCAAACAAATCATGTGACAAAGTGCTTTAGAGCTGAAACAAGGACTGATTGCAAAGCTCGAATGAGCCTTATATTGGATCGAGGTGCAGGAAATTTTGAAGTCACTGATGTTGTGCCTGAACACAATCACCTTCTTCACTTGCCAGAAACTCGGCACTTGATGGCATCACAGAGGAAAATTTTAGAATTGCAAGCTTTTGAAATAGAGACTGCAGATGATTCTGGAATTAGACCAAAAGCTGCACATGAGTTGGCTAGTCATCAAGTTGGTGGACCACTTAACCTTAGCTACACTTGCCGTGATCGCAAAAATTACTTGCAAAGCAAACAGCAGAGGGATTTGGCTTTTGGACAAGCTAGAAGTATGTTGAAGTATTTTCATGACAAAATTGCTCAAAATCCATCATTCCAATATGCTTTGCAGTTAGATTGTGAGGAGCAAATAACCAACATATTTTGGGCTGATGCAAAGATGATTCTTGACTATGCACACTTTGGTGATGTGGTTACATTTGACACTACTTTTGGCACCAACAAAGAGTATAGGCCTTTTGGTGTTTTTCTTGGGCTGAATCAGTTTAGAGAAACCACTGTTTTTGGTGCTGCACTTCTATTTGATGAAACAGATGACTCATTTATATGGCTTTTTTAG
- the LOC136479936 gene encoding protein FAR1-RELATED SEQUENCE 9-like: MGKAISKVFTESYHGLCIFHIMQNAVKHLSSVKDKMEHFERTVEDKRAKEFKYEFEARKKIPRRQMHTPMLLQASEVYTPVIFEAFQGEYERSKAACSRLLDANKYGIAIGRFRGDLHFGEERIVIGDPLNQTASCSCGMFNRTGILCAHGLKVLDLMNIKILPTHYVLKRWTKAAHNGSVQDKEGRNVVANPKLESQLRYKNLSHKFLNLAYKVAQSLECCLVIQNALDCLGTQLEDKPNASTSTMRNPCNDQENVEPNVQQGDDLLSAAHLKKKEVNSKNSRRKKTWIDKLNKGKHKPTKKGAKNGDCNKGATVELQEYIVIDSLGSFTQLITTPTYDGGILNDHVLRWLTRACESPRLRLGGQLEMKQTPGSSEAQEIQVSHWS; encoded by the exons ATGGGAAAGGCTATTTCCAAAGTATTTACAGAATCATATCATGGGTTGTGCATCTTTCACATAATGCAGAATGCTGTCAAACATTTATCTTCAGTGAAAGACAAGATGGAG CATTTTGAGAGGACAGTGGAAGACAAAAGAGCTAAGGAATTCAAATATGAATTTGAGGCAAGGAAGAAAATACCAAGAAGACAAATGCACACACCTATGTTGTTGCAAGCAAGCGAAGTGTACACTCCAGTTATTTTTGAAGCTTTCCAAGGTGAATATGAAAGATCCAAGGCTGCATGTAGTAGATTATTAGATGCTAATAAATATGGTATTGCTATTGGGAGATTCCGTGGTGATTTACATTTTGGGGAAGAGCGCATAGTGATAGGTGATCCTTTGAACCAAACAGCTTCATGTAGTTGTGGAATGTTCAATAGGACTGGAATATTGTGTGCACATGGTCTGAAAGTTCTTGATTTGATGAATATAAAGATATTGCCAACACATTATGTGTTAAAGAGATGGACTAAAGCAGCACACAATGGGAGTGTACAAGATAAGGAAGGAAGGAATGTGGTAGCAAATCCAAAGCTGGAATCTCAACTTCGCTACAAGAACTTGTCTCATAAATTTCTCAATTTGGCATATAAAGTAGCCCAATCTCTAGAATGTTGTTTGGTGATACAAAATGCACTTGATTGCCTTGGTACACAGCTAGAGGATAAACCAAATGCATCTACTTCTACTATGAGAAACCCATGCAATGACCAAGAAAATGTTGAACCAAATGTCCAGCAAGGAGATGACTTGCTTAGTGCTGCACATTTGAAGAAAAAGGAGGTCAATTCCAAAAATTCAAGGAGAAAAAAAACTTGGATTGATAAATTAAACAAGGGGAAGCACAAGCCAACAAAAAAAGGAGCAAAG AATGGTGACTGCAACAAAGGAGCAACTGTGGAGCTTCAAGAATACATTGTTATTGACAGTTTGGGAAGTTTTACCCAGCTGATAACAACTCCAACTTATGATGGTGGTATTCTTAATGATCATG TTCTTCGGTGGTTAACTAGAGCATGCGAATCTCCACGTTTGCGTCTTGGTGGACAGCTTGAAATGAAGCAAACTCCAGGATCGTCTGAGGCACAGGAGATACAG GTTTCACACTGGAGCTGA